A window of Bacillus sp. DX3.1 genomic DNA:
CCAACACGTTCAATCATCATTAGCAATAAATCGAGCATCTTGCATTCATCCTTTATTTGTTTAGTTAGTTTTATTATCGGAAAATAATGGAGTAAGAGTCAAGAAAGAAACTACCACGAAGAATATTATATAAAAATAGGATGTTTTCTTTCCCTTCCTTTTCTGTATAAATACAAATTAAAAAACCGACATAAGCCCCTTCTTTTTAGGTGGGAGAGAGCATACGACCATGCATAGAAGCGGTCAGATCCTTTTCCTGCCCTATGCCAAGTGAAAACAAAGAGAGAAAACGAGTGTAGGTCACCTTTTGTTATCCATAGCCGCGGCTATATATCAAAAAATCAAAATGGATTTATATACTCATGAAATGGAACCAAATAAAAAAGCATTGAAATCCTCGATTTCAATGCTTTTTTAACAAATTACTTATGAAAGAAATTCGGTGTAAGAATTTCATTCGGATAAGGTTTATGATACATATGCGTCGTAGCTGGAGATAACGGTGGGATTAACCAGACCCAATTTCCTGTTACAACACGTCCACAAGCTGCTTCTTGCTTCTCAAACTGTTGAAATTGCTGGGCTGCCGTATGATGATCAACAATACTTACCCCTTGTTTTTTGAATGAATGTAATACAGCTACATTCAATTCGACTAACGCCTTATCTTTCCACAATGTACTGTTTCGAGAAGTATCTAAATTCATGATTTCTGCAACAGCGGGAAGCAAATTATAGCGATCATGGTCAGCTAAGTTACGAGCACCAATCTCCGTTCCCATATACCAGCCGTTAAAAGGAGCAGCTGTATACGAAATACCTCCAATTTCTAAGCGCATATCTGAAATCATTGGTACACCATACCATTTTACCCCTAATGATGAAAATGGGTATTCTGGATGTTCAATCTCGATCTCTTTTACATCTTCTTTAGGAACTGGCATGCATACAGGCTCGCTTCCATCAATAGAAAATACGAGCGGCAATACATCAAAATGTGTTCCTTCACCATTCCAACCGAGCTCTTTACAAAACGTTGTAAACGAAATTGAATTAGAATCACCAATGACCCCCGCCGCTGTTTCGTACCCCGCATAGCGAATCAACTGATGATTATAAATTCGAATGTTATTTTTTTCCCCACTATGCTGCTTAAAAATGGTAATAGTCGGTTTAATCTTTCCATCATTTGTTGCATAGCGAATATGATGAAGTAACGCGTTATATACATCTTCTGTATCGTTTACTTCACGGGCATCTAATATGTGCATTTTGTTCCAAAAAAGACGACCTATACAACGATTACTATTGCGCCATGCCATACGAGCACCATGAACAAGTTCCTCAAACGTATGCTCATACGTTCCTGTCTCCAATATTTCCGCTTCTATTTGAGCTAAGCGTTCTTCTATTTCAAGAGCTTTACCAAGCTCTTGATAGCAACTTGTAATAAACTTTGTTGCTTCCTCTATTAATTGTTTCATCGTAATCATAGAAAATTCCCTTCTACTTCATAAAGGCATTGTTACCTTTCAGTATAGCAAAAAGAGAGATGGTAACAAACAAAATGAAGTTATTTTACTTTCTTCTACAACCAACAAAATATAAGGTTTCTTCAGAAAATTAATATCATTATCCGTTTTATTGTTGTGTTGACTTATATAAATACAAATTAAAAAACCGACGTAAACCCCTTCTTTTTAGGCGGGAGAGAGCATCCGGCCATGCATAGGAGCGGTCAGATTCTTTTCCTGCCCCATGCGAAGTGAAAACAAAGGGAGAAAACGAGTACAGGTCACCTTTTGTTATCCATAGCCGCCGCGGGATATATGAATGATTATCAAATTACATTAATATACTTTTCTAATAAACTGTATATATCGCCCTTCAATTCTCTAAATTGAAATCCTAATGCTTCTGCTCGTGTATTATCTACAGTGCAATTCGTCAATCCATTATACGGAGCTATATTTTCTCCCGTTTCTTGGACGATAGCTTTCACTCCTGTATTCTCTTCTATAAAATGAATCACTTCTTGCATCGTAATAACACCATTACTACATGCATTAATGGGTCCTCTTATATCTACTGTATTTAGCCATGCTAGAAATTTCCCCGCTTCTTTTGCATGTATAAAAGACATTTCACCTTCTATATCTTCTACTACAAAGGGCTTTTGTTTCACAATGTTATCAACATAGAAGTACAATCTTTTTGTGTAATCATCACTTCCAATTACAACGGGAAAACGAACTGAAATAACTGGAAATGTGGCATGTGTAAACAACACAGTCTCTGCTAACCTCTTCCCTTCACCATAAGAAAAATCATGTCTATTTCCATAGATAATGGGATATGTATATGGATTGAAATCTTCTTCATTTAAAGAACGTGCTGGCTTATAAACAGCCATCGAAGATGTAACAATATATTTTTTTACTTTGCCCTGTAATACATTGCATATTACCTTTGCCGCATTTGGGCTATAACAAAGATTATCATACACAACATCATAACTTTTCCCTGCTAATTTTTCTTTCAACGCTTTCTCATCTTCTCGATCTACGATAATTCTCTTTACTCTTTTACCAAATTGATCTCCTGCAATTCCTCTCGTTGCAATTGTTATATCATGCCCATCTTGTAAGAGCCTTTCAACTAGTCTTTTTCCAAAAAATCTTGTTCCACCCAATACTAATATTTTTTTCAAATTCACCATTCCCACCTAATCATTTGAGTTTTTCATGATGACTGAATAAGTTGTTGTTACTTCATTATAATTGAATTTATTACCATTTATATATATAAAAGCAGAGATCGTATTTATAAGATCTCTGCTTTTCGATTTCATTTACCCGTATTGTCTCTAAACCATTATAATTTGTTTGTGCATCCATCTGTTTACATTTAATGTCTTACGTTGCTTTTAATTTAAAAGTACGATAACCAAAATAGATAATAGAAAGGATTGATACATATACCCATGCTTCATATACAAGTGGAGTTTCCCATACCCCCATGAAATATAGAAGTGATGGAAGTGTTAGTGTCACCCACGATTGTACAAACGCTATCCTTCCCAGGTATTGATTTATATCCTTTTTTTGTACATTTAATACATAGAACAAATACCATAGAAATGCCCACATAAACCACGTTAATGCATTAACGATATCTTGAAATTGTATAATCGATACAATCATATAGAATAGTGCAATGATAGCTACCCATAAGCAAAACCAGCCCAATCCATTATTACTCATTCCTGTAATAAAAGTGATTCCTACATATAAGTAAGTTAAACCAAATAAAAAAGTAGCAGCATACGAATAAACTGTCCAATTGCTTTGATCAGAGACTAAAATTAAATAAAAAGGAATTACAATTTGTAAGACACCTACAAATAAATTAAATACACCTACACTTTTTTCTTCTGCCTTTCCTAATATAACAAGGCTATTTAAAAACAGCGCTGCACCTGAAAGTAATAATCCAACATAACCCATATGTATTCGAGTGAAAAGCAATAGTGCTTCCCTCTACCCCCTCATATTATAAATTCGTCTTAAAAAGAATATAACAACAAAAATAACGCCTCAGCTCCGATAATATGTAACAGAGGCAATTCCTTTTGTTGTAGAAGTTTCGTTTTATATACGCTTTAAATAAAACGCTTACAAAAAATACTTAACATATCGAATATTAGGTAGATTCTCTTTTCATCTACTCTGATCTAAACCTTCTTCTGAAAACGATACCAACATCATAACAGCATCAACTCAAAAAATAAACACTAAAAACACTGGAATAAAACGCCATCAAGTGAAACTTTAATCAACCCTCACCGATCGGGCTTTTTTACGGGCTGTTTATCCTCCACCTAACTTCTTTATTTTTTGCTGAACTTTGAGGTGGGGTTATTACTATCCGCTAATAGCGGGATAAATAATGAAGTATATGCTCATTTATAATGTACATAATTGTTACGAAATAATTATTCAATTTTTGATGCAATTTTTCATTTGTCCAATCATATAATTTATTAAACAAAATATTTAATACTATCAACTTCATAGGGGGTGACATGATGAAAACAAGAAGTGCATTAAACGGATTAATTGGTTTATGGTTTATTATTGCGCCATGGGCTCTTGGATTCTCCGATAATGACAAAATGCTTTGGTCTAGTGTCATTATAGGGCTTATTCAATCCATTGTTTCATTTTGGGGTTATGATAAATTCGGATGGAATTCCTGGCAACATTGGGTATCCCTACTGACAGGACTTTGGTTCGTTATTTTTCCATTCACTTATTCATTATCAAGCGGTGAATTCTGGGCGAGTGTTATTTTAGGGGCTATTACAGTCTTATTTAGTCTGTGGAATTTAGGCTCAGCTGAGCAAAGTACAGATGTGGAGTAAATGTTTATCCCGCATTAACCGGCAGGAATCCCCACTGAATGAAAATTTCACTTTATATTAGCCCCTCTGATGAAATGATAGAGGGGCTTTTTAATTTGTATTTTCCTATACCTAAACAAGTCGTTCACTGAGCAAGTGTGTTAACGCGGGAGAGCATACATACCTCTCCCTAAATTACGTAGAAGTAAACACATAAAAAGTGAGCTAAACTTCCAAGTAAAACAAAAATATGAAAAATTTCATGATGACCCATATATTTAAATTCTAACCATCTTGGTTTTGCACCATAAATGAATCCACCAATTGTATAGAAGACCCCGCCAAGCACTAAAAGCATAATGCCATTGCTACTCAGATTTTGTGATAATGGCGCAAAGAAGAAGATGATTAACCATCCCATGACAAGATAAATAGCTGTCGATAGCCACCTTGGACAACTAAACCAAAACATTTTAAAAGCAATTCCACATACAGCGGTTGCATAAACTAACGTGAATAATAGTAAGCCGTTTTCAGCTTGTAATGTAATTAAACAAAAGGGTGCATATGTGCCTGCAATTAACATAAAAATCATGGAATGATCCAGTTTTCTAAAGAAATAAATAACACGTTCATTCGCCACAACCATATGGTATACAGTTGAAGCACCATAAAGAATCATCATCCCCACTCCAAACAGAATAACCGCTGAAATTGTAGGAACAGAAGGCATTTTCACAGAAACTTTCACGACCATGGCAAGAAGGGCAACAAATGATAAAACTGCGCCTCCTAAATGCGTAAACGCATTAACTGGTTCTCTTACATAAGCATTCACATTAACAACTCCTTATATAATTACATGTAGTTTTGATAACTACATGTAATTATATAAGAATTAAATCCACAGGTCAACATTTACAAGTAATTCGTTTCGTAATACTATAATTGGATATATAGTGGTAATTATAGAGCGTTATACCCACTAACTAAATTCACATCATTCCTATAAAGGTGAGGGTTTCATATGGAAAACGTAAACGATTTACTGGAAACATTACATTTAGAAAAAAAAATTACACTTGAAGATATTCCTAACGTAGATTTATACGTGGATCAAGTCGTTCAGTTATTTGAAAACAACTACAATCTGACGACGAGAACAGCGGATGAAAAAGTACTAACAAAAACAATGATTAACAACTATGCAAAAGGAAAGTTATTCATCCCTATAAAAAATAAGAAATACTCGAAAGAGCACATGATCTTAATTAGCCTCATTTATCAATTAAAAGGCGCACTTTCCATTAACGACATCAAAAGCTCTTTAGCTGGTCTCAATGAAAAATTAGTAAACGAAGACAATTTTGAACTGGATGCCCTTTATAAAAGTTACCTCAATCTCACAGAAACCAATGTCGATAACTTTCAAAAGGACGTTAACAATCGGATAGACGAAGTAAAAGCAGAGGCAACTACTTTTGAAGATGAAGATCTTGAAAAGTTCTTATTACTTACCTCTTTCGTAACGATGAGTAATATGTATAGACGCTTGGCAGAAAAAATGGTAGATGATCTGCAGCAATCCTAAATACGTAATAAAGCCACCTATTTCTAGGTGGCCTTTATTCATTTTTATTTTTCACCATTTTCTAATGCCCTCATTAGTTTCAACAAATGAATTTGTAGCGGTTTACGGGGAGCTATTCTATGAATAATACCTTCCTTCGTTAAATCATTTAATAATCTTGTTACTGTTAAAGCGATGTACTTTTTATATTCTTGATTAAAATCTTTACTAATTCTTTCTTTTTATATTTATCTCCCTATCCAAATACTTAGCTATAATATCTCTATCCAAACTATTAATCACCATATTAATTCTCCCTTGTAAATACCCATATAACATCCAACTTGAGCACTCTCTTAAATGTTTATACTTATCCTTTTTAGCTTTAAAACACAATACTGTATAGTTCTTTCTTACTTTGTAATAGTATTTAAAGATATCATCATAATCAATAATATATGCTCTTTGAATTTGATAAAGCTCCTTTACTTCATAAATCATAATTTTATTTCTTGTCCCAAAAACAACAAATCGATTTCCTACATCCATAAGGACTAACGGCATTGCTGCATAATCTGCTGAACACATGACTGCTCCATAATAGTATCCACCTGTAGCGCTTGCTTGAAATTGCAATTCAATAAATTCATTTTCTTCTAATTCATCATTTGCCTTTGCTTCTATCTCTTGAAAATTTTCTCTAGCAATTCGTCTTCTTATGTCTTTTTTCTTATTTTCCAAATTCCCAACAAGGCGCTCTCCTATTTCTTCAAATTGGGATATTTCCTGCTCATTCCACTGCTCGAAAACAATTTGATCTATACTATAGTCTGCACTATTCATAATATCCCTCCATTACCCTTTTTAATTTTTGCTTTCCCCTTGATAATCTTGTATAAATGGCACTTGTACTCATATGTAACCTTTTCGAAATATCCTCTATACTTTCATCTGCAATATACCTTTGATAAAAAATACTATTGTCTACATCATCTAGTTGATTGATTGCCTGCAAAACAAATTCTTTTTCCTCTTCTTGCAGCAATACCTTTTCTACATCTTCACCATCTTGTAAAATAAGTTGTTCTATTGTCTGCTCAATCCTTTTTCGCTTAATTTTCCTTTTATAATCTAGCGCCTTAAACTTTGCAATAGAAATTAACCAATTCTTAAATTGTCCTTTCTCAATTCGAAAACTATCTATTTTATACCACAGTATGAGAAGAACATCGTTGTAGCATTCTTCAATTTCTCCTCTTTCATGGTGCTCTCCTAATACACTTCCAATTACGCCATAAATTAAATTGCTATATTGAAGAATCAATTGATCCAATGCTTCCGTATTTTGTTTTTTTATTTCATCTACTAATTCCATATCATTCATATTCATGATCCCTTTACTTATATATACGAATGTAATAATTATATCCTTACACGATTTCCTTATTTTTCAAAAACAAAAAACTACCCACCTGTTATAGTGGGTAGTTCCTTTTACTTAATGGCCTCATGAACTTTTAACTGCTTACCTTTTATCGTTGTATTCTTCATTACCTTTAAGACAAGAGGACCTTTACCATTTAATATATCAACATACGAAACATTATCCTGTATCGTAATAATTCCAATATCATCCGCTGCCACTCCTGGAATTTTCGCAATGGTCCCAACGAAATCTACCGCTCTAATCTTCTTTTTCTTACCACCATTGAAATAGAGTTTCATGATTTCTTTATTTAATCCTGCACTCTTATCTTTTTTAATCATTGGTCTAGCGTTGATTTTCTCCTCAAAAGCAGCCTTCCCTTTTGTAACATCTTCTTTTGATGGAGCATCCATTTGCGGGATTTCAAAACCAATATAACCTTCAATTTCTGCTAAAAATTTCTTTTCGTAAGGTGTTACAAAGGTAATTGCTTTTCCACTTTTACCAGCTCTACCTGTTCTACCTGTTCGATGTACATAGCTTTCTTTCTCTAATGGAATGTCATAGTTGATAACATGTGTAATATTATCAATATCAATTCCTCTTGCGGCTACATCTGTAGCAACTAAATAACGGAATTCTCCTCTTTTAAAATCGTTCATTACATCAAAACGATCTTCCTGCACCATACCCCCGTGGATTTTATCACACGGATAGTTTGAATGATTTAATTGTCTAAACACATGATCTACTTGTTCTTGTGTCCGACAAAAGATAATACAGCTATCTGGATTTTCAACAGTTGTTACATCTTTAAGAAGAGAAAACTTAGCTTCTTCTCTCACTTCTAAAAGGGCATGTTCAATTTTATCTGTCGTAATTCCAGTTGCTTTAATCTCAATATTCATTGGAGTTTCCATGTATTTATGAGATAGTTTTTCAACATCTTCTGGTAATGTCGCAGAGAATAGCATCGTCATTCTATCCGTAGGTAATTCCTCAATAATTGCCTCTACTTGATCAATGAATCCCATATTCAGCATCTCGTCCGCTTCATCAATTACAAGATATTTTAAACGGTCTAAAGCAAGCGTTCCTTTTTCAATATGATCTAACACACGCCCTGGAGTCCCAACGACCACATGTGTCTTTTGCTTTAATTCTAATTTTTGTCTAGCAAACGGTGATTTTCCATACACAGCAGTCGCTTTAATACGTTTAAATCTTCCTATATTCGTGATATCCTCTTTCACCTGTGCAGCAAGTTCACGCGT
This region includes:
- a CDS encoding nitric oxide synthase oxygenase; translation: MITMKQLIEEATKFITSCYQELGKALEIEERLAQIEAEILETGTYEHTFEELVHGARMAWRNSNRCIGRLFWNKMHILDAREVNDTEDVYNALLHHIRYATNDGKIKPTITIFKQHSGEKNNIRIYNHQLIRYAGYETAAGVIGDSNSISFTTFCKELGWNGEGTHFDVLPLVFSIDGSEPVCMPVPKEDVKEIEIEHPEYPFSSLGVKWYGVPMISDMRLEIGGISYTAAPFNGWYMGTEIGARNLADHDRYNLLPAVAEIMNLDTSRNSTLWKDKALVELNVAVLHSFKKQGVSIVDHHTAAQQFQQFEKQEAACGRVVTGNWVWLIPPLSPATTHMYHKPYPNEILTPNFFHK
- a CDS encoding NAD-dependent epimerase/dehydratase family protein; translation: MVNLKKILVLGGTRFFGKRLVERLLQDGHDITIATRGIAGDQFGKRVKRIIVDREDEKALKEKLAGKSYDVVYDNLCYSPNAAKVICNVLQGKVKKYIVTSSMAVYKPARSLNEEDFNPYTYPIIYGNRHDFSYGEGKRLAETVLFTHATFPVISVRFPVVIGSDDYTKRLYFYVDNIVKQKPFVVEDIEGEMSFIHAKEAGKFLAWLNTVDIRGPINACSNGVITMQEVIHFIEENTGVKAIVQETGENIAPYNGLTNCTVDNTRAEALGFQFRELKGDIYSLLEKYINVI
- a CDS encoding AmiS/UreI family transporter, yielding MGYVGLLLSGAALFLNSLVILGKAEEKSVGVFNLFVGVLQIVIPFYLILVSDQSNWTVYSYAATFLFGLTYLYVGITFITGMSNNGLGWFCLWVAIIALFYMIVSIIQFQDIVNALTWFMWAFLWYLFYVLNVQKKDINQYLGRIAFVQSWVTLTLPSLLYFMGVWETPLVYEAWVYVSILSIIYFGYRTFKLKAT
- a CDS encoding SPW repeat protein, whose product is MMKTRSALNGLIGLWFIIAPWALGFSDNDKMLWSSVIIGLIQSIVSFWGYDKFGWNSWQHWVSLLTGLWFVIFPFTYSLSSGEFWASVILGAITVLFSLWNLGSAEQSTDVE
- a CDS encoding hemolysin III family protein, producing MNAYVREPVNAFTHLGGAVLSFVALLAMVVKVSVKMPSVPTISAVILFGVGMMILYGASTVYHMVVANERVIYFFRKLDHSMIFMLIAGTYAPFCLITLQAENGLLLFTLVYATAVCGIAFKMFWFSCPRWLSTAIYLVMGWLIIFFFAPLSQNLSSNGIMLLVLGGVFYTIGGFIYGAKPRWLEFKYMGHHEIFHIFVLLGSLAHFLCVYFYVI
- a CDS encoding DUF1836 domain-containing protein; the encoded protein is MENVNDLLETLHLEKKITLEDIPNVDLYVDQVVQLFENNYNLTTRTADEKVLTKTMINNYAKGKLFIPIKNKKYSKEHMILISLIYQLKGALSINDIKSSLAGLNEKLVNEDNFELDALYKSYLNLTETNVDNFQKDVNNRIDEVKAEATTFEDEDLEKFLLLTSFVTMSNMYRRLAEKMVDDLQQS
- a CDS encoding sigma-70 family RNA polymerase sigma factor — encoded protein: MNDMELVDEIKKQNTEALDQLILQYSNLIYGVIGSVLGEHHERGEIEECYNDVLLILWYKIDSFRIEKGQFKNWLISIAKFKALDYKRKIKRKRIEQTIEQLILQDGEDVEKVLLQEEEKEFVLQAINQLDDVDNSIFYQRYIADESIEDISKRLHMSTSAIYTRLSRGKQKLKRVMEGYYE
- a CDS encoding DEAD/DEAH box helicase — protein: MSKKSFADYALSKEIVRALASLKYEYPTEVQGKVIPVALERKDLVVKSQTGSGKTASFGIPLCEMVEWEENKPQALILTPTRELAAQVKEDITNIGRFKRIKATAVYGKSPFARQKLELKQKTHVVVGTPGRVLDHIEKGTLALDRLKYLVIDEADEMLNMGFIDQVEAIIEELPTDRMTMLFSATLPEDVEKLSHKYMETPMNIEIKATGITTDKIEHALLEVREEAKFSLLKDVTTVENPDSCIIFCRTQEQVDHVFRQLNHSNYPCDKIHGGMVQEDRFDVMNDFKRGEFRYLVATDVAARGIDIDNITHVINYDIPLEKESYVHRTGRTGRAGKSGKAITFVTPYEKKFLAEIEGYIGFEIPQMDAPSKEDVTKGKAAFEEKINARPMIKKDKSAGLNKEIMKLYFNGGKKKKIRAVDFVGTIAKIPGVAADDIGIITIQDNVSYVDILNGKGPLVLKVMKNTTIKGKQLKVHEAIK